Below is a genomic region from Bacillota bacterium.
ATAACCCGGGATCCACGTACGGGCCTGCCAGAACCTACTTCACGAGGGACGAACCCGGCAGGTTCTACATCGACTGGAGCTTCCAGGCCTACTCTGAGACCCGGACCTTCGTGCTGAGCTACCGGGTGGCCAACGCCGTGCTGGTCCATGAAGACGTGGCGGAGGTCTACTACAAGTTCGTGGGGGACGAGTGGGAGGCCGGGACCGACCAGGTCCGGGTGCGTCTCACCCTTCCGCCAGGGACCCAGGGGGAGGACCTGCGGGCATGGGGACACGGCCCGCTGCACGGCGAGGTCAGCATCGTTGGGTTCCGGGAGGTGGTTTGGGAGGCAAACCCGCTTCCCGCCAACACGTTCCTGGAGGGTCGGGTCACCTTTCCCACCGGGCTGGTCCCCCTGAGCGATCACCATACTGGAGTAATGGCCCTCAATACCATCCTGGATGAGGAGGAAAGGTGGGCCTCCCAGGCCAACCGGCAGCGGCTCCTGGCGCGCTTCGACTGGGTTCTGGGGGCCCTGGCCCTCCTTGCCTGCGCCCTCCTGGCCTTCTATACCTGGCTCCGCTATGGAAAGGAACACACCCCGTGCTTCCAGGGAGACTACTACCGGGAACTCCCCGCCGACTACACCCCGGGTGAGCTGGGGGTGCTCTGGCGCTTCGGCGCTCCAGGTCCAGAGGACTTCACAGCGACCATCGTTGACCTGGCGCGCCGCGGCTGGCTCAGCCTGGAGGAGTTGCAGCCTGAGCCAAAGGGACTCTTCAAGAGAGGACAGGTGGACTACAGGGTTCATAGGCTTAGGAACGATTTTTCCGGGCTGAAGGTCCACGAGGCAGCGGTTATGGGCCTGCTCTTTGACCGGGTGACCCGGACGGATCAGGTGACCTTCGGAGAGATCGAGGGGTTTGCCCGGGCCCGTCACCATGCCTTTTTTGACTTCTGGAAGGGCTGGAGGGCCCTCCTGTCCGACCAGGGGAAGGCTCTAGGATTCTTCGATTCCAGCGTTAAGGCGATTCAGGTGCTCCAGGTGGCCCTGGGCGCGCTCCTGGCGATGCTGGCCTTGGGTGCCTTCGCCCTGGGAAGCCACGCCGCGGGAATAGGGCTGGTGGCGGGAGGCATCCTGCTGGCGGTGAGCGGCCTGTTCCTCCGGAGGCGGTCGGAGAAGGGCGCTGAGGACTTCGCCCGCTGGCGGGCCTTCCGCCGCTTCCTGCTCCATTTCTCTGAGATGAGGCGCCACGAGCTCCCCTCCCTGGTCATCTGGGAGCACTACCTGGTGTACGCTATTACCCTGGGCGTGGCGTCAGAGGTGATAAGGCAGCTAAAGGTAGTCTACCGCGACCTCCAAGATGGCACACATACTTTCGGGTATGGGTGGTACGCGCACGGAGCCGGAGCTGCTGGGGCGCCTGGCATTGGCGCCACGCTGGAGGCCTTGACCCAGCGGATGAACAGCGGCATCCAGCAATCTTTGCGCTTAGCTGCCAGCAAGTCCTCCTCCGGCCCTGGCGGGGGCGGTGGCTTCTCCGGCGGGGGCGGCGGCGGGATGGGTGGCGGCGGGGGCGGTGTAAGGTAGAGTGCCACGGTCCCACCCCTAGGGCCTAGCCATGGGCAGGTGATCCGCTGTGAGACGATGGTACCGGAAGGAACCCTCGGAGGACGACCCTCCACACTGGGATGAGTTGCAGGAGGGAGGGGGCGAAGAGGATGGGCTGCCCCCTCGTTATACCCCTGCCCGGCGAGGGATAGCGGCCCTTGTGGTCCTGGCTCTCGCACTGCTGGCTGCGGCGGGCCTCCTCAGGGCATACCCCTTCACCCTCCCACGCTTCGTCAGGGAGTCAAGGGAACTCGCGGCCGACCCCGTGATCAGGGAGGCCGGGCGTGCTGTGGTGCATGTCCGCGCACTCCCCGAGGGAACCGGCCCTGAGCGCAGGGGGAGCGGGTTCAATGTAGATGAGAGCGGCCTGGTAGTGACGAACCGCCACATCATTGATGGCGCAGCGGCTGTCATCGTCACCTTCCTGGACGGCCGTAGTCTCCCCGCGAGCACCTGGCTGATCCACCCCAGCGCTGACCTGGCCCTTCTTGGCCTGGAAGGCTCATCTCTCCCCACAGCCACCCTCAGCGTTGACCCCCCTTCCCCTGGCGAGGACGTGTTCATCGTTGGGAACCCCCTGGACAGCCGGGGCAGCGTGGTGCGGGGAACCCTGAGTAGCACGGTAACAGCCAGGGACTTCCCGGTAGTGGTCATAGAGACCTCGGTCTACCCTGGAAGCAGCGGGAGCCCCGTCTTCGCGCATGACGGGACAGTGGTAGGGGTGATCTTCGCCTCCAGGAGCGAGCCAGTGGCAGGGTTGGCAGTGCCTGTGGTGTGCGTGTGGGACCTCCTGGAGATGTGGGATGCCCAGTGACAAGCCCATAGAAAGGGCCTTAGCCCAAGCCCCGTGTGTCATCCCCGGCATCACGCGGCCGCACCCCCGCACGAGCGGAGCCCCAGGCTTGTCAAAGAGGCACACCTGGTGTACAGGTGTGCCGGGTTTGCCATGGATCCAGGCTAGCTCAGGTGTCTAGGCCCAACGAGCATCCTGGCACGCGCCTAATCCATCAACAGGCCTCCGTTTACGTTTAGGGTCTCGCCCACTATGTAGCGGGCATCATCCGAGGCCAGGAAGGCCACGGCATCCGCTATCTCCTCGGGCTCAGCCAGGCGTCCCATGGGGATGATCTTGATGGCGTCCTTCCAGCGCTCCCCTGAGAGTATGTTGGGGGTGCCCACCCATCCCGGGGCCACCGCGTTGACCCGGATGCCATATTCCACCATCTCCGCAGCCATGGACCGGGTCATGCTGATCACCACCGCCTTTGAGGCTGAGTAGGCGGTGATCCTTGGTCCTGGCTTCTTGCCGTCGCAGGAGGCGATGTTCACAACGGAACCGTGGATACCCTTGTCTATCATTTCCCGGAGCACCAGCTGGGAACAGTAGAGCACGGCCTTGACATTGACGTCCATGACCCGGTCCCATTCCTCGTCGCTGATGTCCAGGAAGTCTCCGGCAGGATAGATCCCGGCATTGTTCACCAGGATGTGAACGGGCCCCAGGGCCTCCATGGCGCCCTGGATCACCTTTCTTGCGCCTGGCCTAAGGGATATGTCGCCAGGGACCGCAACCGCCTTGCCCCCTAGAGACTGGATTTCCTGGGCAATCGCCGAGGCCCTCTCAGGCACCACGTCCACCACGCTTACCGGGCCTTCCTGGGCCAGACGCAGGGCTATTGCCCTGCCGATCCCGCTCCCAGCCCCTGTCACCAGGGAATGCCTGTCACTCAAGTCAAAGCACCTCCCCTATATACCCACGAACATCTGCCCGCCGCTAGGGCTGATGACCTGGCCGGTCAGGTAGTCGCACTTATCTGAAAGCAAGAACAGGACGTATCCGGCGATCTCCTCTGGTGTGGCGTACCGGCCCCAGGGGTGAGCCTCCATCTTTGCCTGGAGCACCTTGGGGTCCAGGTGATCCTGGAGGGGCGTCATCACGCTCCCCGGCGCCAGGGCGTTCACCCTCACCCTGTCAGGCAGCAACTCCTTGGCCAAGGCCTTGGTGAACCCCATCAGCCCCGCCTTGGCCGCGGAGTAGTGGCAGTATCTTGGGGCACCCACCATGCCGTAGATGGAACTCATGTTGACGATGGAGCCCCGGGTCTTCCTGAGGTGCGGGATGGCGGCCCGGCAACAGTAGAAGGCCCCTGACAGGTGGACAGCGATAAGGTGGTTCCAGTCATCATCACTCATCTCATCCAGGGCACTCTCGTGGCAAAAGCCCGCGTTGTTCACGAGGAAATCCAACCTGCCGCACCGTTTCAGGGCCTCTTCGAAGGCTTGGTCCACGGCAAAGGAGTCCGACACATCCACCTTGAAGGCCCTACCCCCGCGCTCCTCGAGTGGCCCAGCCAGGGCCTTTACCCGTTCATCACTGACGTCCAAGCCCGTTACAAGTGCACCCTCCCCTGCCAGGACCTGGCTCACAGCCTGGCCTATCCCGCTGCCAGCCCCCGTGACCACAGCAACCTTTCCCGCAAAGGACATTCTCTCCACCCTTTCAAGAGGGGGCGCCCACGCGGGGCGCCCCTGTGGCGGCCTGTTACTGTACCCAGGAGGCCAGCTGGCCATCTTTGACCACCAGCACAGCCTGGTCCTTCTCGGATACGTCGCCCCTCTCGTCGAACTTGGTGTAGCCGGTGGCTCCGGTGAACTCGATCCCTCTTAACACCTCGTGGAGGGTCTCCTTGGTGGCGCCCTCCTCAATAGCGGCCTTGAGGATGAAGGGGATCTCGTAGCCGTAGGCCTCACGCTCGTCTGGGATGGTACCGTGCTTGGCCTTGAAGGCATCTACGAAGGCCTTGACCTCGGGCACCGGGCGGAAGGGATCCCAGTAGGCCAGGATCAGCGTGCCCTCGGCAGCGTCAGCCCCTGCCAGCTCGATGAAGGTCTGGCTCTGCACTCCAGCAGCACCTATCCTGTCGATTTCCATGCCAGCCGTCTTCATCTGGCGCACTATCAAGCCAGCCTCGGTGTAGTCGCCCAGGATGAGCAGGGCGTCAGGGCCTGCCGCCTTGATCTTGGTGATCTGAGGGCTGAAGTCCTTGTCCACGTTGGGCACGTACGTCTCGGAGGCAACGAGCTCGGCCCCGTAGGTAGCCAGGGAGGCCTCAACCGACTCCATGAGGCCGCGCCCGTAGTCCGAGTTGGCGTAGATGGCTGCCAGCTTCTTATGTCCCAGGGTCTGGGCAGCCAGTTTCACCATCTGCGGTCCCTGCAGGTAGTCATGGGAGATGGTCCTGAAGAACTTCTGGTATCCTTGCTGGGTAATGGCCATGGCAGTGGAGCTTCCGGACACCACGGTGAGAGAAGCCTCATCGTAGATGGGAAGGCCCGCCAGGGTGCAGGAGCTGTTCACATGGCCTACCACGCAGAAGAGCCTGTCATCCCCGGCAAACTTCTGCGCGACGTTGGCGGCCTCTTTGGGATCACCCTTGTCGTCCTCTATAACGGCTTCAAACATCTTACCGTTCACGCCGCCAGAAGCATTGATCTCCTCTATCGCGAAGAGCACGCCGTTCCTCAGGCCCTCTCCGTAGACGGCACTGTCACCCGTGAGGGGTCCGGCCACACCGATGTAGATCTTCTCCTGAGCCTGCTCGCCGGGCATTTCTTCGGTGCCGCCGTTTTCTCCGGAAGGCTGCCCACCGCAACCTGCCAGGGACACCAGAAGCGATGCGATCAAGACGACTACTATCCATGTAACCTTCTTGTACACTTTCCAAGCCCCCTATCTGTTCTTGTGGATCGGCTCCCCAAGGCTCTCTTGACCCGAGCATCACCCCTTTCATCCTGGGAATCTCACTCTCCTAGGTAGGACTGTCGCACGAAGTCATCACACAGGAGTTCCTTGGCATCCCCTTGCCTGACGATCTCACCTGTCTCCAAGACGTAGGCCCTATCCGCTGTATTCAGGGCCATGAACGCGTTCTGCTCGACCAGGAGAATCGTGGTCCCCTCGTGCCGGATCTCCTCGATGATCTTGAAAACCTCTTTCACTATGGTGGGCGCCAGCCCCATTGAGGGCTCGTCCAGGACTAAGAGGCGCGGCCGGGACATCAGCGCCCGGCTGGTCGCCAGCATCTGCTGTTCTCCCCCGCTCAGGGTTCCTGCGATCTGGGCCTTCCGTTCCCTGAGGATGGGAAAACGGCACATGAACTTCTCGATGTCAGCCTTGACAGCCGTGGCATCGTTCCGGATATAGGCCCCCATGAGGAGGTTTTCGTAGACGGTGGAACGCGGGAAGACCTTTCGCCCCTCGGGGCAGTGACTGATGCCCATCCGGACGATTTCCTCCGGGGACTTCTTCTCAATAGGGCACCCCAGGTACTCTATGCTGCCCTTCCATGGTCTCAAGAGCCCCGAAATGGTCTTGAGGAGGGTGGACTTGCCCGCACCGTTTGAACCGATGAGGGCCACTATCTCTCCCTGCTTCACATCCAGGGAAACGCCCCTCAGGGCCTCGATGTTACCATAGCGGACTGACACGTCTCGTAGGGTAAGCATCGTCACCCCTCCGTCCCTAGGTATGCCTTGATGACCTGTGGATGCCGCTGTATGGTCTGGGGCTCTCCCTCGGCGATCCTCTTTCCCGCCTCCAGCGCTATGACTCTGTCAGATATGCCCATGAGCACCTTCATGTTGTGCTCGATGAGGAATACGGTGATCCCCCTTTGCCTGACACTGCGGATCATCTGCATCATCATGGCGGCCTCGTTTGGGTTCATCCCCGCTGTCGGCTCATCCAGGAGAAGTACCGCGGGCTGGTTCGCCAGGGCCCTGGCCAGCTCCAGCCTGCGCTGCTCGCCGTAGGCCAGGTTGGCCGCAACCTCGTGGGTCCGGTCGCCAAGGCCCATGAAGTCCAGGAGCTCCATGGCCCTCTGGACACCCTGACTCTCGCTCTCACTGTGCCTCTTGTTCCTGGCCAGCGCATCAGCAAGGGTGGCCTTTATCTGGCAGTGCATTCCCACGAGGACATTGTCCAAGACCGTCATGGTCCCAAAGAGCCGGATGTTCTGGAAGGTCCTGTTCATGCCCTTCTGGGTTATGAGGTAGGAGGGCAGGCCCCCTATGCTCTCGCCCTGGAATCTGATGCTCCCGCCAGTGGGTTTGTAGACCCCGGTGATCAGGTTGAACACCGTGGTCTTGCCGGAGCCGTTGGGGCCGATCATCCCAAGGATCTCCCCCTCGTTTAGCTGGAAAGAGACCTCCCACACGGCCTTAAGGCCGCCAAAACACTTGCAGAGACCTTCCACCCGGAGTATCTCCATCACCGTTTCACCTGCCCCGATGCGGCTCCCCCGGAAAACAGGGATGCCACCGTTTTCTGAAGAGCCTTCCCGGCGGAGCCAGCCTTCCTGGCGCCTCCCATGGTGCCCAGGAGGCCCTGGGGCCGCCATATCATCAGCGCCACCATGATCAAGCCATTGATGAGCATCCTGTACTCGTAGATGCCTCGGAAGACCTCGGGGATTACCACCAGGATGGCCGCCCCGAGGATTGAGCCGCTAATACTGCCAAGACCCCCCAGGATTATCATCTGGAACATGAGAAGGGACTCGTCCAGCGTGAAGTTCATGGGACCCACGAACTTGAGGTAGTGGGCAAGGAAACTACCGGCCATACCCGCGAAGAGTGCACCGGTGGCGAAGGCTATCACCTTGTAGTACGTGGTGTGGATCCCCATGGCGCTAGCAGCGGTCTCGTCTTCCCTGATGGCTATGAAGGCCCGCCCAACCTTGGAGTTCACCAGCCGGTGGATGGCCAGGACCGTGATGATGAGGGCCGCAAGGAACAGGTAGTAGTAGTGGGTGCCCGTCCGGAAGGTAAATCCCATTATGCTGACGCCAGGGATACCCGGGAGGCCCATAGGTCCCCTGGTCACTGATACCCAGTTGGTGAATACGATGCGGACGATCTCCGCGAAACCGATGGTGACTATGAGCAGGTAGTCACCGGATACACGCAACGTGGGCACACCCAGTATGAGCCCCCAGAGGCAGGCAAAGAGCGCCGACACCACCAGGGCCGGAAGGAAGGGCCAGCCCAGGTTCATGGTGAGCAGCGCCGAGGTGTAGGCCCCGATGCCGTAGAAGGCTGCGTGGCCCAGGGAGAGCTGCCCACAGTAGCCCCCCACCAGGTTGAGTCCCAGAGCCAGTATGCTGTAGAGCATTATCATGTTGATCACTCGGAGGGTGTAGGCGCTATTCACCACTTGGGGGATGGCGAGCACCAAAAGGAAGCATACAAGATAAGCGACGGTGTGCGCCTTGACCTCATGTCTTGGTGCATGGTCGTTCTGCTTCATTGGCTTCACCTACACCTTTTCCGATATTTGCGTGCCCAGGAGGCCTGACGGCTTGAGGATCAGCACGACGATGAGAACGCCGAAGCTGATGGCATCCCTGTAGGCGGAGGATATGAAGCCGGAGCTCATGGCCTCGATAACCCCCAGGAGGATGCCTCCCAGGCAGGCGCCGTAGATGTTGCCCAGTCCCCCAAGGAGCCCTGCTGTGAAGGCCTTCATGGTCCCCAGGAAGCCCATGCCGATGAACACGCTGTTGTAGTACGTGGCAAAGAGGATGCCTGCGGCGACACCCAGGGAAGCCCCGATGGCGTAGACCACGGTGATGATCTTGCTCACCGGTATACCCATGAGCAAGGCCGTGGGAATGCTCTGGGAGACGCACCTAACAGCCATGCCTATCTTGGTCTTCTGTACCGTGATACCTACAACCGTCATGAGAACCAGGGCTATCACGAAGATGGACACGGATAACGTGGAGACACCCACATCCCCTAGGTGTATGAACCTGGAGGGGAGCAGCGAGGGGAAGTGGTAGGTCTTGGTTCCCCACATCAGCTGGGCGCTGTTCCGCAGGATCAGGGCTGCCCCAACAGCGCTGATCATGGGCGCTGCCCTGTGAGCTGCCCTGAGCGGCCTGTAGGCCACCCTCTCAATGCTGGCGCCGATCATGGCCCCGGCCAGCGAAGCCAGCACCACGGTGACAAAGACACTCTGCGTGGCCACTATGAGGGATAGCGCGATGAAGGTGCCCACCATGTACACGTCCCCATGAGCGAAGTTCATCAGCTGCAGTATGCCGTAGATGATGCTGTACCCCACGGCGATCAGCGCGTACACGCTACCTATGGCCAAGCCGTTCACCAGCTGGCTAAGGAAATACTCCAATGCCTTCACCTCCTGTCCGGCCTAGGCCGGTTAAATGCGCTAGTTCCTGTGCTGGTGGGTGAAGTGTTGAATGGGGCGGGCGGCTCCGCTTCTGAAGCGGCCCGGGTCGAAGTCATCCATGGGCAGGGAGGGCCTCTCACCCATCAAGGCCTGGGCAATAAGCTGGCCAATCATGGGAGATATGGCAAATCCATGACCGGCAAAGCCCGTTGCCAGGAACAGCCCAGGCGCCTCCTCGGGTTCCCCAATGATGGGGATGTCGTCAGGGGTGAGATCGAGCACCCCTGCCCAACTGCGTATTACCCTTACCTTGGCCAGGCCCGGCAATACCTCCAGGATGTTCTTGGCGGACCGGAACATCTCTTTCAGTACCGTTTCTTTACCGAAGCCAGATACACCGGGGGGATCCACGTTGCCGATGTAGGCATTGCCGCGGGCCCCCTGGAGGCACACAGCCAGCCCGGTAAGGACCAAGGGCCGCACCATGTACCCAATGGGCTCGGTCACCATTATCTGGTTGGGCACCGCAGTGAGGGGGAGGTCCAGCCCCACCCACTGGGCCATGGGCTTTGCCCAGGGCCCAGCAGCCAGTATCACCTTCTTGGCTGTGACCCTCCCGCGGTTGGTCTCGGCGCCCTGGATCTCCCCCCCGGACGCGAGGAAGCCGTAGACCGGCGTGTGTTCCCGGATTTCGGCTCCCGCCTCCACCGCCATAGCGGCCAGCGCCCGGGTGGCCTTGATGGGATTGGCCTGGGCATCATCCGGGCAGTGAAGCCCTTGCAGGCTCCTTTCTGAGAGAGCCGGGAAGGTCCGCCTTAACAGGGCCCCGGATAATAGTTCGGATCTTACCCCCATATCCACCTGGAGCCTGTGAGCCTTCTCCTGGAGGCTCATCTCCATCTCCGAAAGGGCCACCCAGAGGTATCCCATGTGTCTCATCTCAATATCGTGGCGGTCCTGGATCTGGGCCCACATGCGCAGGCTCTCCCTGGCTATGGGCACCTCCGAGGGATGGCGTCCCAGCTGCCGGATTCCCCCCAGGTTGCGCCCGGATCCCTCCTGAGCCACCTCCGCCTGGTCTACCACCAGGACAGATTTGCCCCGCCTGGCTAGGTGGTAGGCCACGGAGCAACCGGTGGACCCGGCACCGATTACGAGGAAATCCACCTCGCGCTGGCTCCAGGTGACCCCGTCCCGGGGCGCCTGTGACTGAGGCGGAGCCGGGGGCGCAGGACAAGGGGCATCAATCTGCGGAAACCGTGCAAGGGTCTCCACAGTAACGGGCCTCAGGGGCGGGCGAGGGCTGTCGGGGAAGAGAAGCATTGGATGGACGCCCGAGTGCTTCGCCAGGAGGCGCTGCACCGTCCCCCCGCATACCTTCCCCTGGCAGACTCCCATCCCGGCCCTTGTCAGTCTCTTGACCCAGGGAACGCTGGCGGCCCCTGAAGAGATGGCTTCGAGAACCTCAGCCTCAAGAACCTCTTCACAGCGGCACACCAGGGTGCCCCCTTCCTCCCGCTCCCTCATGAGCGATCCTCCCTGGCAGCCGCACGGATGGCCTTCACCAAGCCCTCGCCGGGGGGCTTGAAGTATCCTGCAGTGCTCTTTCTAAGACCAACGGAAGACTCAAGATCCACGAGACCCTCAATGAGCTTGACGGCGCAAGCTCCAGGATTGACCAGAGGGACCTCGCCATCCATTCGAGTGATGCTGTTGGAGGTGAGGATGAAACCCATGTAGCCACACCCGATGAGGATCACCTCGGCTCCGTCCCTGACACACTCCCTGGCGGTCTCGAAGAAGGCCGGCACCAGCACACCATGGGGGTCTGTCATACCCTTCAGGTAGTGCTCCCGGGTAAAGGGCGGCCTCACCGCGCGTACAGGGCGGTAGATGGCCCTGTCCTCAAGCCCGTACAGCCTCACCTGCATGTCCATGTTGGGCACGATCGCATCGTCCACGGTTACCACAGCGAACCGGTATCCCAGGGCCAG
It encodes:
- a CDS encoding DUF2207 domain-containing protein; translated protein: MILAFALASAVMPGAAVFAAPSYRFLRLEIEAEVLEDGSMTVLERRTVQFTGSAQGMYQWINKSPGMEVLEARVEEDGIPYEYNPGSTYGPARTYFTRDEPGRFYIDWSFQAYSETRTFVLSYRVANAVLVHEDVAEVYYKFVGDEWEAGTDQVRVRLTLPPGTQGEDLRAWGHGPLHGEVSIVGFREVVWEANPLPANTFLEGRVTFPTGLVPLSDHHTGVMALNTILDEEERWASQANRQRLLARFDWVLGALALLACALLAFYTWLRYGKEHTPCFQGDYYRELPADYTPGELGVLWRFGAPGPEDFTATIVDLARRGWLSLEELQPEPKGLFKRGQVDYRVHRLRNDFSGLKVHEAAVMGLLFDRVTRTDQVTFGEIEGFARARHHAFFDFWKGWRALLSDQGKALGFFDSSVKAIQVLQVALGALLAMLALGAFALGSHAAGIGLVAGGILLAVSGLFLRRRSEKGAEDFARWRAFRRFLLHFSEMRRHELPSLVIWEHYLVYAITLGVASEVIRQLKVVYRDLQDGTHTFGYGWYAHGAGAAGAPGIGATLEALTQRMNSGIQQSLRLAASKSSSGPGGGGGFSGGGGGGMGGGGGGVR
- a CDS encoding serine protease, coding for MRRWYRKEPSEDDPPHWDELQEGGGEEDGLPPRYTPARRGIAALVVLALALLAAAGLLRAYPFTLPRFVRESRELAADPVIREAGRAVVHVRALPEGTGPERRGSGFNVDESGLVVTNRHIIDGAAAVIVTFLDGRSLPASTWLIHPSADLALLGLEGSSLPTATLSVDPPSPGEDVFIVGNPLDSRGSVVRGTLSSTVTARDFPVVVIETSVYPGSSGSPVFAHDGTVVGVIFASRSEPVAGLAVPVVCVWDLLEMWDAQ
- a CDS encoding SDR family NAD(P)-dependent oxidoreductase, with the translated sequence MSDRHSLVTGAGSGIGRAIALRLAQEGPVSVVDVVPERASAIAQEIQSLGGKAVAVPGDISLRPGARKVIQGAMEALGPVHILVNNAGIYPAGDFLDISDEEWDRVMDVNVKAVLYCSQLVLREMIDKGIHGSVVNIASCDGKKPGPRITAYSASKAVVISMTRSMAAEMVEYGIRVNAVAPGWVGTPNILSGERWKDAIKIIPMGRLAEPEEIADAVAFLASDDARYIVGETLNVNGGLLMD
- a CDS encoding SDR family NAD(P)-dependent oxidoreductase — translated: MSFAGKVAVVTGAGSGIGQAVSQVLAGEGALVTGLDVSDERVKALAGPLEERGGRAFKVDVSDSFAVDQAFEEALKRCGRLDFLVNNAGFCHESALDEMSDDDWNHLIAVHLSGAFYCCRAAIPHLRKTRGSIVNMSSIYGMVGAPRYCHYSAAKAGLMGFTKALAKELLPDRVRVNALAPGSVMTPLQDHLDPKVLQAKMEAHPWGRYATPEEIAGYVLFLLSDKCDYLTGQVISPSGGQMFVGI
- a CDS encoding ABC transporter substrate-binding protein translates to MYKKVTWIVVVLIASLLVSLAGCGGQPSGENGGTEEMPGEQAQEKIYIGVAGPLTGDSAVYGEGLRNGVLFAIEEINASGGVNGKMFEAVIEDDKGDPKEAANVAQKFAGDDRLFCVVGHVNSSCTLAGLPIYDEASLTVVSGSSTAMAITQQGYQKFFRTISHDYLQGPQMVKLAAQTLGHKKLAAIYANSDYGRGLMESVEASLATYGAELVASETYVPNVDKDFSPQITKIKAAGPDALLILGDYTEAGLIVRQMKTAGMEIDRIGAAGVQSQTFIELAGADAAEGTLILAYWDPFRPVPEVKAFVDAFKAKHGTIPDEREAYGYEIPFILKAAIEEGATKETLHEVLRGIEFTGATGYTKFDERGDVSEKDQAVLVVKDGQLASWVQ
- a CDS encoding ABC transporter ATP-binding protein, encoding MLTLRDVSVRYGNIEALRGVSLDVKQGEIVALIGSNGAGKSTLLKTISGLLRPWKGSIEYLGCPIEKKSPEEIVRMGISHCPEGRKVFPRSTVYENLLMGAYIRNDATAVKADIEKFMCRFPILRERKAQIAGTLSGGEQQMLATSRALMSRPRLLVLDEPSMGLAPTIVKEVFKIIEEIRHEGTTILLVEQNAFMALNTADRAYVLETGEIVRQGDAKELLCDDFVRQSYLGE
- a CDS encoding ABC transporter ATP-binding protein gives rise to the protein MEILRVEGLCKCFGGLKAVWEVSFQLNEGEILGMIGPNGSGKTTVFNLITGVYKPTGGSIRFQGESIGGLPSYLITQKGMNRTFQNIRLFGTMTVLDNVLVGMHCQIKATLADALARNKRHSESESQGVQRAMELLDFMGLGDRTHEVAANLAYGEQRRLELARALANQPAVLLLDEPTAGMNPNEAAMMMQMIRSVRQRGITVFLIEHNMKVLMGISDRVIALEAGKRIAEGEPQTIQRHPQVIKAYLGTEG
- a CDS encoding branched-chain amino acid ABC transporter permease; amino-acid sequence: MKQNDHAPRHEVKAHTVAYLVCFLLVLAIPQVVNSAYTLRVINMIMLYSILALGLNLVGGYCGQLSLGHAAFYGIGAYTSALLTMNLGWPFLPALVVSALFACLWGLILGVPTLRVSGDYLLIVTIGFAEIVRIVFTNWVSVTRGPMGLPGIPGVSIMGFTFRTGTHYYYLFLAALIITVLAIHRLVNSKVGRAFIAIREDETAASAMGIHTTYYKVIAFATGALFAGMAGSFLAHYLKFVGPMNFTLDESLLMFQMIILGGLGSISGSILGAAILVVIPEVFRGIYEYRMLINGLIMVALMIWRPQGLLGTMGGARKAGSAGKALQKTVASLFSGGAASGQVKR
- a CDS encoding branched-chain amino acid ABC transporter permease, which gives rise to MEYFLSQLVNGLAIGSVYALIAVGYSIIYGILQLMNFAHGDVYMVGTFIALSLIVATQSVFVTVVLASLAGAMIGASIERVAYRPLRAAHRAAPMISAVGAALILRNSAQLMWGTKTYHFPSLLPSRFIHLGDVGVSTLSVSIFVIALVLMTVVGITVQKTKIGMAVRCVSQSIPTALLMGIPVSKIITVVYAIGASLGVAAGILFATYYNSVFIGMGFLGTMKAFTAGLLGGLGNIYGACLGGILLGVIEAMSSGFISSAYRDAISFGVLIVVLILKPSGLLGTQISEKV
- a CDS encoding FAD-dependent oxidoreductase, encoding MREREEGGTLVCRCEEVLEAEVLEAISSGAASVPWVKRLTRAGMGVCQGKVCGGTVQRLLAKHSGVHPMLLFPDSPRPPLRPVTVETLARFPQIDAPCPAPPAPPQSQAPRDGVTWSQREVDFLVIGAGSTGCSVAYHLARRGKSVLVVDQAEVAQEGSGRNLGGIRQLGRHPSEVPIARESLRMWAQIQDRHDIEMRHMGYLWVALSEMEMSLQEKAHRLQVDMGVRSELLSGALLRRTFPALSERSLQGLHCPDDAQANPIKATRALAAMAVEAGAEIREHTPVYGFLASGGEIQGAETNRGRVTAKKVILAAGPWAKPMAQWVGLDLPLTAVPNQIMVTEPIGYMVRPLVLTGLAVCLQGARGNAYIGNVDPPGVSGFGKETVLKEMFRSAKNILEVLPGLAKVRVIRSWAGVLDLTPDDIPIIGEPEEAPGLFLATGFAGHGFAISPMIGQLIAQALMGERPSLPMDDFDPGRFRSGAARPIQHFTHQHRN
- a CDS encoding aspartate/glutamate racemase family protein yields the protein MRILWQNNTSENIPGFRAFSPFWGFLQQELDKVARPGTQVEVRHLGHSTNYVRSRYGDFVNNSCLVEQVLDAEEQGYDGVILGCFPDPQLYALREVMNIPVVGIGEAAMLTALALGYRFAVVTVDDAIVPNMDMQVRLYGLEDRAIYRPVRAVRPPFTREHYLKGMTDPHGVLVPAFFETARECVRDGAEVILIGCGYMGFILTSNSITRMDGEVPLVNPGACAVKLIEGLVDLESSVGLRKSTAGYFKPPGEGLVKAIRAAAREDRS